The proteins below are encoded in one region of Pan paniscus chromosome 4, NHGRI_mPanPan1-v2.0_pri, whole genome shotgun sequence:
- the CNOT8 gene encoding CCR4-NOT transcription complex subunit 8 isoform X4 — protein sequence MVKLLTDSRLPEEEHEFFHILNLFFPSIYDVKYLMKSCKNLKGGLQEVADQLDLQRIGRQHQAGSDSLLTGMAFFRMKELFFEDSIDDAKYCGRLYGLGTGVAQKQNEDVDSAQEKMSILAIINNMQQ from the exons ATGGTAAAGTTGCTTACAGATTCTCGTTTGCCAGAAGAGGAACATGAATTCTTTCATATTCTGAACCTTTTCTTCCCATCCATTTATGATGTGAAATACCTGATGAAGAGCTGCAAAAATCTTAAG GGAGGTCTTCAGGAAGTTGCTGATCAGTTGGATTTGCAGAGGATTGGAAGGCAGCACCAGGCAGGCTCAGACTCACTGCTGACAGGAATGGCTTTCTTTAGGATGAAAGAG TTGTTTTTTGAGGACAGCATTGATGATGCCAAGTACTGTGGGCGGCTCTATGGCTTAGGCACAGGAGTGGCCCAGAAGCAGAATGAGGATGTGGACTCTGCCCAGGAGAAGATGAGCATCCTGGCGATTATCAACAACATGCAGCAGTGA
- the CNOT8 gene encoding CCR4-NOT transcription complex subunit 8 isoform X2, translating to MPAALVENSQVICEVWASNLEEEMRKIREIVLSYSYIAMDTEFPGVVVRPIGEFRSSIDYQYQLLRCNVDLLKIIQLGLTFTNEKGEYPSGINTWQFNFKFNLTGYDFGYMVKLLTDSRLPEEEHEFFHILNLFFPSIYDVKYLMKSCKNLKGGLQEVADQLDLQRIGRQHQAGSDSLLTGMAFFRMKELFFEDSIDDAKYCGRLYGLGTGVAQKQNEDVDSAQEKMSILAIINNMQQ from the exons ATGCCTGCAGCACTTGTGGAGAATAGCCAGGTTATCTGTGAAGTGTGGGCCAGTAATCTAGAAGAAGAGATGAGGAAGATCCGAGAAATCGTGCTCAGTTACAGTTATATTGCCATG GACACAGAATTTCCAGGTGTTGTGGTGCGACCAATTGGTGAATTTCGTAGTTCCATAGATTACCAATATCAGCTTCTGCGGTGCAATgttgaccttttaaaaattatccagctgGGCCTTACATTCACAAATGAGAAGGGAGAGTATCCTTCTGGAATCAATACTTGGCAGTTCAATTTCAAATTTAACCTTAC TGGCTATGATTTTGGCTATATGGTAAAGTTGCTTACAGATTCTCGTTTGCCAGAAGAGGAACATGAATTCTTTCATATTCTGAACCTTTTCTTCCCATCCATTTATGATGTGAAATACCTGATGAAGAGCTGCAAAAATCTTAAG GGAGGTCTTCAGGAAGTTGCTGATCAGTTGGATTTGCAGAGGATTGGAAGGCAGCACCAGGCAGGCTCAGACTCACTGCTGACAGGAATGGCTTTCTTTAGGATGAAAGAG TTGTTTTTTGAGGACAGCATTGATGATGCCAAGTACTGTGGGCGGCTCTATGGCTTAGGCACAGGAGTGGCCCAGAAGCAGAATGAGGATGTGGACTCTGCCCAGGAGAAGATGAGCATCCTGGCGATTATCAACAACATGCAGCAGTGA
- the CNOT8 gene encoding CCR4-NOT transcription complex subunit 8 isoform X3 → MYSQDSIDLLANSGLQFQKHEEEGIDTLHFAELLMTSGVVLCDNVKWLSFHSGYDFGYMVKLLTDSRLPEEEHEFFHILNLFFPSIYDVKYLMKSCKNLKGGLQEVADQLDLQRIGRQHQAGSDSLLTGMAFFRMKELFFEDSIDDAKYCGRLYGLGTGVAQKQNEDVDSAQEKMSILAIINNMQQ, encoded by the exons ATGTACTCCCAGGATTCCATAGATCTCCTTGCTAACTCAGGACTACAGTTTCAGAAGCATGAAGAGGAAGGGATTGACACACTGCACTTTGCAGAGCTGCTTATGACATCAGGAGTGGTTCTCTGTGACAATGTCAAATGGCTTTCATTTCATAG TGGCTATGATTTTGGCTATATGGTAAAGTTGCTTACAGATTCTCGTTTGCCAGAAGAGGAACATGAATTCTTTCATATTCTGAACCTTTTCTTCCCATCCATTTATGATGTGAAATACCTGATGAAGAGCTGCAAAAATCTTAAG GGAGGTCTTCAGGAAGTTGCTGATCAGTTGGATTTGCAGAGGATTGGAAGGCAGCACCAGGCAGGCTCAGACTCACTGCTGACAGGAATGGCTTTCTTTAGGATGAAAGAG TTGTTTTTTGAGGACAGCATTGATGATGCCAAGTACTGTGGGCGGCTCTATGGCTTAGGCACAGGAGTGGCCCAGAAGCAGAATGAGGATGTGGACTCTGCCCAGGAGAAGATGAGCATCCTGGCGATTATCAACAACATGCAGCAGTGA
- the CNOT8 gene encoding CCR4-NOT transcription complex subunit 8 isoform X1: protein MPAALVENSQVICEVWASNLEEEMRKIREIVLSYSYIAMDTEFPGVVVRPIGEFRSSIDYQYQLLRCNVDLLKIIQLGLTFTNEKGEYPSGINTWQFNFKFNLTEDMYSQDSIDLLANSGLQFQKHEEEGIDTLHFAELLMTSGVVLCDNVKWLSFHSGYDFGYMVKLLTDSRLPEEEHEFFHILNLFFPSIYDVKYLMKSCKNLKGGLQEVADQLDLQRIGRQHQAGSDSLLTGMAFFRMKELFFEDSIDDAKYCGRLYGLGTGVAQKQNEDVDSAQEKMSILAIINNMQQ from the exons ATGCCTGCAGCACTTGTGGAGAATAGCCAGGTTATCTGTGAAGTGTGGGCCAGTAATCTAGAAGAAGAGATGAGGAAGATCCGAGAAATCGTGCTCAGTTACAGTTATATTGCCATG GACACAGAATTTCCAGGTGTTGTGGTGCGACCAATTGGTGAATTTCGTAGTTCCATAGATTACCAATATCAGCTTCTGCGGTGCAATgttgaccttttaaaaattatccagctgGGCCTTACATTCACAAATGAGAAGGGAGAGTATCCTTCTGGAATCAATACTTGGCAGTTCAATTTCAAATTTAACCTTAC AGAGGACATGTACTCCCAGGATTCCATAGATCTCCTTGCTAACTCAGGACTACAGTTTCAGAAGCATGAAGAGGAAGGGATTGACACACTGCACTTTGCAGAGCTGCTTATGACATCAGGAGTGGTTCTCTGTGACAATGTCAAATGGCTTTCATTTCATAG TGGCTATGATTTTGGCTATATGGTAAAGTTGCTTACAGATTCTCGTTTGCCAGAAGAGGAACATGAATTCTTTCATATTCTGAACCTTTTCTTCCCATCCATTTATGATGTGAAATACCTGATGAAGAGCTGCAAAAATCTTAAG GGAGGTCTTCAGGAAGTTGCTGATCAGTTGGATTTGCAGAGGATTGGAAGGCAGCACCAGGCAGGCTCAGACTCACTGCTGACAGGAATGGCTTTCTTTAGGATGAAAGAG TTGTTTTTTGAGGACAGCATTGATGATGCCAAGTACTGTGGGCGGCTCTATGGCTTAGGCACAGGAGTGGCCCAGAAGCAGAATGAGGATGTGGACTCTGCCCAGGAGAAGATGAGCATCCTGGCGATTATCAACAACATGCAGCAGTGA